The genomic window TTGCCTGAAAGATTTACTGGCTGCCTACCTGGAAAGCCAGCGAAAGGGCTGTTTTTGATTACCCCTGCATTACCTGTTCTTTACCCTTTGTTGCTACCAAGCTAACCCCAAGCTTACCCCAGGGTTACCCCGGCGTTACCTTTTCTTTACCTAAAAGGTAAAGCCAGAGCTTGCTTTCGCAGAATGGCACCACCGCCGATGGTTATGCTGCCCTTAAGCAGGGTGCCACAAGCGGCCCAGCACTTATACTACCTGCCACGGCTTTAACGGCTCATTTTAGCTCAATAGCGGTCTTAATTAGCTCAATTTAGCTCAATTCAGCTCAAAATGAGGTACCAATGCTGCTAATCTGCTAGGTTTGAACATGGATTTAAACAAAAATTACGGCAACGCATTTGCTTATTAATCAAGTATTTAGAGTTTCACTACCGTTTTAGCACCGTTGTATTGAACAACTTTAGCCGGTGCTGTTGAATTATCGATGGCAACCACTCTAAAAATCCTTTTGGTTAACATCCCTTCGTAAGTCCCCTCTCGATTGCCGATTGTTAGCGTACCAGCAGCATGGTTATATTCAAAATTGATCGTTGAAAATGCACCCTTTTCGTAATTATAGTTGTTTCCCTCGTCTTCGTATAAACTGAACTTGCCATCTTTACCTTTGTAAACCCTGATCTCAATATCATCAGCTTTCTTTTCTGACGTATATTGCATCACATCACCCACAGGTAAAATAGTACCTGCAGGAACAAAAAGAGGAATACGCTCAAGCGGTGCTTCTATATTTAACTTTTGGCCGCCTTCAATTTGTTTACCTGTATAGAAATCATACCAGCGGTTTCCTGATGGGAAATAAACTTCACGGCTACGCGCTTTGTAACTATAAACAGGGCAAACCATCAAGCCTGAACCCAAAAGGAACTGGTCGCTAACGCCATAAGTTTGTTTATCGGCAGTATAATCCATTGCGAGCGATCTCATCAGGGTATAATCTTTATGATACGCCATTCCTGCCAACGAATAGATGTAAGGCATTAAGCGGTAGCGGAGTTCATCGTAATAAACCAGACTTTTGTAAACCGGATGGCCTTCTGGAGCAAGGTTATAGATTTCGCGGTAAGGAAACTGGCCATGACTGCGGAACAGCGGGCAAAATGCCCCAAACTGGAACCAACGAAGATTTAATTCACGCCATTCTTTCAGGTCGGCATTCTCATTGCCTGTTTCATCAAAAATAAGCTGACCATCTCCATAACGTTTCTCCACGCAGAAGCCACCAATATCCATTGTCCAGAACGGAATACCCGACATTGCAAAATTAAGCCCGGCAGGAATCTGCGCTTTTAGGTCTTCCCATCTTGAGGCGATATCGCCACTCCAGGTAGCGGTAGAATACCTTTGTAAACCCGCAAAACCAGATCGCGTTAACAGAAATACCCGCTTGTTATTATCCGCTTCACGCTGCCCGTTATAAATAGCGTTGGCGTTCATCAGTGCATATGCATTAAAGTATTTTGTAGAAGAACCCAGCGCAGTTGGCCCACACAGTTTCTTGCGATAGTCCATATCGGTACAATCGCGAATGTTGGGCTCGGAAGCATCCATCCACCAGGCATCGAATCCCTTTACGTAAAGGTTTTCTTTCATCTGTTTCCAAAAAAGCTTTTGTGCATCGGGGCTATAGGCATCGTAGAAAGATCCTACATAACCCGGGCCTATCCAATCGCGTACACTATCCTGCACCGCCTGCATATACATCCATCCTTTTTGCTTAAATTGTTTAAAATGATCTGTTGTAGCATAGAATTTTGGCCATACCGATATCATGATATTTGCATTTTCTTTATGCACCGAGTCTACCATTCCTTTGGCATCAGGAAACCGTTTCAGGTCAAACTGATGGCTTCCCCAGGCATTTTCAGGCCAATAATTCCAATCAAGCACAATATTATCAAGCGGAATCTTACGCTTCCGGTATTCACTTACCACATTTAATAGTTCATCCTGGGTTTTGTAACGCTCACGGCTCTGCCAAAAACCCATTGCCCATTTGGGCATAATGCTCGCCTTGCCAGTCAGTGTGCGATAACCACTGATTACATCGTCCATGTTTTTGCCGGCGACGAAATAATAATCCATCTTATCGCCCATTTCTGACCAAAAGGATATATTGCCATTTTTTTCTATCGGAGATGAAGAAAGCGCTTTAAGACCAACATAAGAAACGCCTCCATCGGGTTTCCACTCCAGTCTTATTTTGGTGCGTTTTCCCTTTGTTAAGGAGAAAGGAAACCGATAAGTATTCGGATTCCATGAAGTTCTCCAACGCTCTGGTACTACCAATTTTCCATCAAGCCATACTTTAGTATAACCTGCATAATAAAGACTAAACTTGTAAATATCAGTTTGGTTGGCAAGAATTTCTCCTTCCCACACTACAGAGCCATTGTTAAAATCAAAATCTGCAGGAAATTTCTTCACAGTTGTGAGGTTTTCATAGTCGATTGCAGACTCCTGACGGATAATGGGTGCGTTATTTTTTTGATTATACGTAGCGGTAAGGAAACCTTTTTTGCCTTGTTTATTAAAGAGGGTAAACTGGTTCAGGTCTTTATAATCCCGGGGATCGCCGTATTTGCTCTGCGAATAATTATCCCACAATACACCATAGTTGTTTGTAGACATAATGAATGGCACAGCCACTTTCGTATTGTACTGGAAGAGGTCTTCGCTTTTATGTTTATAGTTAAAATCGTCAGACTGATGCTGCCCGAGCCCATAAATGGCCTCACCCGGGGTACCCGAGAAGACCTGTTGCATGGTATATCCTTTATCGTTTTCGACATTAATAGGACTAAAACTTCTTTTTGCCTCCTGCAGCACTACTTTCCCAAATTTATCGGTAAATGAAACCTTACCTGTAGCAAGGGAAACCTTCACGGTAAGTTCCTGGGTAGAGAGTTGGGCAAATTCTGCATTTCCTGTTACTTTGAAAGGTACTGTCGGAGTCAATCCGGCTACTACACAAAGGCTTGTAACCTGGGGAATAGTGCTTTCGGGTGAAGCCTGTACCCTAACAATCCGGCTGTTGATCACATTTATTTCAATAGTTTTGGCAGCTCCCCCCTTTGGGTGAACTTTCATCCCGTTCTCCAGCGTCTCAATAGCTTCAGCGGCAAACAATTTCCCAGCAACAAATAACAATACAATAAAGAAAGAGAATCGTTTCATAACGGAACAAAGAATTAATTGGTTAGAATATGGTGGTATGTTTTTATGATGCAAAACTACAATGCCATATCATGACCACAGAGCAGTAATGTTAAATTAGTAAGCAGAAATGTTAACTACGAAACTTTTCGAGGGGTATTTTTTAAACAGAAAGATTGCCCTGCAGATAATTAAAATGATACAACCTACCTGATTAACAACTAATTAAGGAGTTTAGATTAATATTAGCAGATCAGAAGCAATCTATACTCACCATCTTTTTCGTTGGGTGCCCGGTGCACGCATGGTAAAACCTGTCTATCAGGATAATCTACTGCCAACCTCCATAAATGACCCAATCCCAAATTGATGGGCCTTGCACCAGCTTTGGCCTGGTAATGCAGATCAAAATAATGTTCCATCAAAAAGTTTTCAAATTCCGATTCCGGACCGTTATGCAGTTCTTTGAGCTTTTGCCGGATTTCAGGTACCAGGATTTTTTGTTCTGCCTGATAATTAGCTAAGATTTCACTTGCCGCACCATAATAGGTACATAAAAAAGTATCCGTACCGATAGGCGATCGGTCTACATGGAATGAATATACATCTGTTGAAATGAAATCGAGTTCCTCATCCCGCTCATAACTTTTGATTAAATTGAGCGTAGGCGATGCTCCGGAATCTGCCAACAACTGAAAATCATTTGAGATAATTTCCCTTGCCATATTACCTTGTTCCGATAGCTTAAGCTCGTGGAGCTCTTCCATAGAAACTTCCGTGAGATCTGCTTTCAGTTCAAGTTTGGATACAATTTCCTTAAAATCCCCAACCAGGTCTCTCTGCCAGCAAACTGCATTCATATCTCCCTTAAAATTCATATTTAAAAGTTGAGAAAAAGTGGAAACCACCGCAACCTGTTTGCTGTTAGAAAACCTATTATCCATTGATTGATTAAGCTATTTAGCCTTTATTCGCTGCAAAAGTAAGGAATTGCTGAGTGGATAACAGAAAATGAAATCTATTTTTCAAAAACCCTGGTTGATCATTATATCATTTTTGTCTGTCAGGGATACATGTAAAGCAATGATAAGTGCCTCATTTTCGACTACTCTGTGCAAAAAAGGGTGCATTATAAGAGCCGATGAAAGGCAGCATAGCGCAACTGCAACCTTACAGGGCATGAAACAATACTAATCTAGCCAAAATGTTTATCTTCGAGTATGCAAACCAAACGCCCTCTACTTTATCTTTTTACTGCCCTAATCAGTTCAGTTTTAGTCTTACCAGCCTGCGGACAGACCAGCTCCAACAACATACTGGAACAGGGAAACCTAAAATCCAAAGACAGTACCCAAACCACGCCAAAGGCTTCAGCAATTGCACCAAAGGATTTGAATAAACTGCTAGGCGATCTTAAGACATCAATGATATCTTACATGCAGACTGCTCAGCCTTCCTATACAATGGACGACATCAACAGCTGTGAAACGATACTCAAGCAATACTTAGCTGATATGCTTGCTTCCAAAAACAAAAAAGCTGGTATGAAAATAGTCAAGAAAACCATACTAACCCTCAACAAACTAAATAGCAAAACACAGGAAACGCTGATCGAAACAGGGGAACGGGAGCAGATCGCAGAAATCATCATTCTCGCTGCAAGTCGCAAAGGTTACAACCCGGTGGATGAAGACATCACCGAAGAATGGCGGGAGTGGTAGAAACTCATTTTGTCGCAGCATAGCCATCCTCTAATTAAGCTTAACGGAATATAGATGATAGATAAGGCTAATTTAGAAATACTCTCATTTAGTGAATGCCAACAAAAAAGGATTGCTCGAAATCGAACAATCCTTTAAATCTTTGACAAACATGCCTTTATGTACCCCGGAAGGGACTCGAACCCCTGACCCTCGGTTTAGAAAACCGACGCTCTATCCAGCTGAGCTACCGAGGCTCATTTTTTAATGAGCTGCAAATATAGAAGTTCTATTTAATATGTAAAAATATATTTTAAACTATTTAGAACGTGCTTTTTCTATTTCAAATAAGTATTTAAGAACGAAGCAATTAAAATTAAATTTGGGTGAAATAAATTTGACTTTAACCTATAAAAAACGTTGCTTTTCACCCTATTCTGTACCAAAAGCACAGGTCTAGCACCAAAAAAATGATCAAAATCTAAATTACGCGTCTTCTCCGTTCCAAATATCATCATCGGCATGCCGAATTTCGTCGTGACTGGCGCTTACATTCTTTAATTCTTCATGGTGATAATTTCTTTCGGGATTTTCTGGCAATCCGCTGTCGTGATTTAGTGGCACCTTCCGTAAATGCTCAGGCTTCTTAACCTCAGGTAAATCATCATGTACAACAGAAGGCGTTAAGATCTTCTTCTTGGGATTATTGCTGTTTTCCATAATTTTAGAGCCTCAAATTTCAAGCCACAAGCAAAGGTGAGTTAAAATTTCGGGAATTGGTGTGTATTTATGGATAATAAGGATTAGCGGTAAGGGTTTAGCGGTTAGCGAAAGGCGGATAAAGCTCAGCCATTATAAAAATGCGCACAAATAAATCAGTTTTATTTGTGCGCATATGTGTTAAATTATTGCTAAAAGATCCTTCGACTACGCTAGCATTGACAGATCCCAGTAGAAAAATCGTCATCTCGACCGAAGCAAAGCGGAGTGGAGAGATCTTTTAATCTAGTCCAAAGATCTCTCCACTACGGTCGAGATGACGATTCTTCGCAGCCTATCAATTCATTCAAATCCCCTGTCATTAATTAATATTGACTTTTATACAATAAATTAACCCTCAGGATGACAAAACGAAGAAAGACAATTAATGAGATTGCTTCGTCGTTCCTTCTCGCAATGACGATCCAAATTAGTAATTCCCTGTAACGCCTATTTCTAAGCCTCTTAATTCGGCCAAACCTCTTAATCTGCCTATAGCTGAATAACCCGGGTTGGTTTCTTTGGCCAAATCATCCAACATTTGGTGGCCATGATCTGGGCGGAAAGGAATTGATTTATCGCGTAAAGCATTTTCTTCTGATAAGGCCTTCATAATTTCGTACATGTTCACATCACCACCTAAATGATCTGCTTCATAAAAACTACCGTCTTCATCTTTTTTAACGTTACGCAAATGCGCAAAATAAACACGTTCCTTAACTGCATTGAAGATCTCTAAAGCATTATTCCCCATTCCGGCACCCAAAGAGCCTGTACAGAAACAAACACCGTTAAAAGCTTCATCTACTTCTTTAATAATATAATTAAAATCTTCGAGCGTACTCGCAATTCTAGGCAAACCTAAAATAGCATAAGGAGGATCGTCAGGATGGATGGTCATTTTAATACCTTCTTCTGTACAGACCTCAGCAATAGATAACAAGAAAAATTTTAAATTTTCTTTTAAGCCCTGTCTTCCAATGGCCTTATATTCATTGATGCTATTGCGCAAAGTCTCCAGCTCTATTTCTTTTTCGGTCGGGATACCCATTAATACATTGATACGAAGATCAGCTAAATCCTGCTCTGTTAAAGTTTCATATTTAGCTGCAGCCCTATCTAAAATAGATTGTGAGTAATCTGCTTCTGCCCCTTCTCTCTTTAAAATATAGAGATCAAAAATGGCCAGATCGATCCAGTTAAAATAAAGGGCTTTCGATCCATCGGTCATTTCCAGGTCCAATTGTGTACGTGTCCAATCTAACACTGGCATAAAGTTGTAGCACACAGTCTTAATTCCGCAGGCCGATAGGTTACGCAAAGAGGTTTTATAGTTTTCGATATACTGCCCGGCATCTGCCCTACGCGTTTTAATCGCTTCGTGTACGGGAACACTTTCTACTACAGACCAGGTTAAACCTGCTGCCTCGATAATGGCTTTTCTATCCTGAATATCATGTAATGGCCAAACTTCACCATGTGGAATATGATGCAGTGCGGTTACAACGCCCGTAGCGCCTGCTTGTTTAACATCTTGTAGGCTAACTGGATCGTTCGGACCATACCAACGCCAGGTTTGTTCTAATTTTTTCATATATGTGATTACACAGATTTTAAGATTACACTGATTATATGTGATTGTATTTATATCTAAACGCCAGAAAATGCGGTAAATCCTCCATCCACTGTAACATTCTGTCCATTTACAAATTTAGAGGCATCACTTAGCAAATATACTAAAGCACCAATCAATTCTTCTGGCGCTCCAAACCGTTTAAAGGGTGTTTTAGAAATGATGGCCTGCCCTCTTGCGGTTAATGAACCATCTCCGTTGGTTAATAATGCCCTGTTCTGGTTAGTAATAAAAAAGCCGGGTACAATGGCATTTATCCTGATTTTATCCTGATAACGATTGGCTAATTCAACAGCCATCCATTTGGTATAACAATCTATAGATGTTTTGGCCAATGAGTAACCCAATACGCGTGTAATGGCCTGGTTAGCAGAAACTGATGAAATATTCACAATACTACCCCCATTTTTTGCTATTTCTTTACCGAAAATCTGTGTAGGCAAAATAGTTCCAAATAAATTGAGGTCAAATGCTTGTTTTAGGGCTGGAATATTAAGATCAAAAATATCACTTCCGGGCTGAATAACGGCTTCCGCCACATTTCCACCTGCTGCATTAATCAGCGCATCTATGCGACCAAATTCTTTGATAATGATTTCATTCGCATTAAGCAGATTCTGCTCATCCAATACATCGGCAATAATATAAATAGCTTTTCCTCCTGCGTTTGTTACATTAGCAACCCTTTGCTTTGCAGCGTCTTCATTTCTTCCTATAACAACGATTACAGCACCAGCTGCACATAATCCATTTACAAAAGCCTCGCCCAAAACGCCTGTAGCACCCGTAACGACTACAACCTTGTTTTTCAGCGAAAACAGGCTTTCTACTTCTTTTACCATTTGTTTAGTTCTTTTTTAAGTTTATTTAACAGCGCCATCGAAAGCATTATTTTAGAAGCAAAACTAGTTTTCTGTAAGCTGTTTATATTTTATTTGTATTTGACCTGCATCTGGTCATAAAAATCTTTCAGCACGAAGAAGGCTTTCTTTTTCTTACCTGTTTCGCTGATCAAGCCTTTACGGTTCCAGAAATTCTGATAAATAGGATGTTGCCTTCTTGGCGACCTGAAATCGGTTAAAATCCATGGTGTCATGCCCCTCAAAGCGCCAATTTTGCTTAGCATAGCGATCTGATTTTTGTACAACGCCTCTTGGTATTCTTCGCTCCAACGTGTATTTTCATCGGCGTGGAAACCACCCAAAGCATCGCCACCAAACTCAGTAATTATCACAGGTTTTTTATATTTAATATCGAAATTGTATTTGGTAATTTCTGATGGATTACCTCCCCAGTACCAGCCAGCATATTCATTAAAACTTACCAGATCGATTTTTTCGCCCAGGGGATCGTTTAAAATGATGTTATTTCCCTCGCGGTGTACTTCTAAAGCAGCAGCCACTAAACGGGTATCATCTAACGAACGGGCAGTCTCTGCCAGATTGCTCATAAAACTCAAACGGGCATCGCTTAACGGGGTTTCGTTACCAATAGACCAGACGATTACACTTGCCCTGTTTTTATCGCGTACGATTAAATCAGTTAATTGCTTTTTTGCATTGGCATAGGTTGCCGGATTTGTCCAGCTGATGGTCCAATAAACAGGAACTTCAGCCCAAACCAATAGCCCCATTTCATCAGCAAGGCGAATCATTTCTTCGTTATGCGGATAATGTGCAAGGCGAACATAGTTACAGTTCATATCTTTTGCCCATTGCAACATCATACGCATGTCGCCTTCTGAGCGTAAACGGCCAGCTAAAAGCGGATTTTCGTCATGTAGTGATATTCCTCTTAAAAAAACAGATTTACCGTTTAACAGAATGCTATCGCCATCAACCTGAATGGTTCTGAAACCAATTTTATCGTTGATATTTTCTTTATCGGTTTTAATGTTTACCGCATATAGTTTTGGTGCTTCTGGCGACCATAGGCTTAAGTTATTCCAGGTAAATTCATCTGCTATTTTACCTTCGCTGTCCGTTTTGTATTTCTTTTCCAGCTTCAGCTCTGGGATAGAAAGCGTAATTTCCTGCCCAGCAGTTGCATCAGCAAGTTTTACAGAAAAATTTAACAGGTTATTGTTTCCTTTAACGAGCTGAAGTTTATAATCACTGATAAAATGTTCAGGAAATTCGGCTAAAAAAACATCACGGGTAATGCCGCCATAATTCCACCAATCGGTATTTACAGTTGGAATTTCATCCTGTTTACGGATATTATCAACTTTAAGCACAATGGAATTTTCGCCAACTTTTAAGTTGTTGGTTACATCGAACTGGAAAGGCGTAAAACCGCCTTTGTGTAACCCCAGTTTTTTACCGTTGAGGTAAACGTGGGCTTCGTAATTTACTGCACCGAAATAAACGAAGTATTTTTTTCCTTTTTCCGGTTTTGCATCAAACTTTTTTCGCAGCCAGAGATTGCCTTCGTAAAGTTCTAATTTTTCTGATTGCGAGTTCCAGTCGCCAGGAACATTCATTTGAGGCGAATGATCGAAATCATACTCGATCAATTCTGACTTATCCTTCTGAGTTTTATCATCGTAATAACCTCCGGTTCCTGTTTTCGACTGGTCGAATGGATCGTGACGATAATCATAATAACCGTTTTCGTAGGGATCAACAATATAATTCCATTTACCATTAAGGCTCTGGATTTTCCGCCCCTGAATGTTTTGTATAGCGGTAACCTGACCGTAACTGATTGATGAAAGGAGCGAAAAGCAGATTAAAAATACGCTATAGGTTGTTTTTAGCATAACTTAAGTTTTAATAATTAATTAATTGATCGTTTCAAAACTAACAATTAATTAACAGACGGTGTTTCCACTGCCCTCCTAAATTTGAGCAAAATTTAGTTTTTCATTAATAAGGAGGGATTTGCCCCAAAAGCATAAGTTAAGTTTTTGGCAACATTTGCTGGCTGCAGGTAATGATTTCATCATGTTTATTTGGTAGTTTGTGCTAGTGATCACGAATTTAGAAAAGCTTGAAAAATTAAACGTTTAAAAATAGGCCAAAACGTAATAAAATCCACTGAAACAACATTTCAAACGTTTGAAATAATTGCGTTTTTTTCTTAACTATGCATGGAGATTGGAAAAGATAATGAATAATACCCCTGTTACACTAAAATTCTTGGCTGAAAAGTTAAAGATGTCAGTATCAACAGTATCAAAAGCCCTTAATAACTACCCAACCATAAACGAGTACACGAAACAACGTGTTCAGGAAATGGCCCGCGATCTGCATTTTACGCCCAATAAATCAGCTATTAATTTAAAGGAAAAGAAATCGCACATTATTGGTATTATCTTACCCAATCTTTTGGATCACTATTTTACCAGAAGTATTTATGGTGTAGAGCAATTTGCCACACAACATGGATATAATGTGATCATCAGCCAATCTCACGATGACCTGAAAAAAGAAATCCAATCTGCAAATATGTTGTTGCGGAGCCGGGTTGATGGTTTAATTGTGGCTATTTCAAAACACACACAGGATTTTTCGCATTTAGACCAGTTCGAAAACATGGGCACTCCGGTAGTGTATTATGCCCGAAACCCGAGTTTTAACTTAAGTTGCCATAAAGTTTTGGGCAATACTTTTCAGGGCTGTTATCAGGCGACAAAGTTTTTAATAGACAGGGGGCATAAAAAGATTGCTTATTTGGGCGGTCCAAAAATGATTAATTTTACGCACGATCGCTTTAATGGCTACATCAATGCTTTAAATGATAATCAGGTTCCTTTTTCATCAGAATTGGTTGCTTATACCGATTTCGATAAAGAAAATACGATCTCAGCAATTAAGAATTTATTTGCCAACCCAGAAAATATGCCTACTGCGCTCGTGGCTTTTAAAGAACCTATTATGTTCGATGCGATGAAATACCTGAAATCGATAAACCACCCTGACTTTGACAAAATTGAATACGTAGGATTCGGAAACACCTCTTTTATCAGTTATCTAGATTCACCACCCATTGCCTCTATTGAAGAAAACCCCGAATCAGTAGGTGAAAACGCAATTAAACTATTGATACAATTAATCAACAAAGAAATTGATCTTCATGATTACCAGAAAGTAATGGTGGATTGTAAGTTGATACTGCATGGGTAAGCGTTTGGTGCATGGCGTCTAGCATAACCATTACTTAATACCTATAAATCTGAGCTCTTTTTCTGCACATTCTGTGGAAAACATAGTTACACCAAACTTAATGTTCTTAATTCCTTAATGGCAAAAAACCTTCACAACATCGCACACCATTAAGAAGTTAAGATCATTAAGAAATATATTCACACAAACAACTTAATTTCCCAAATGACTTAATTGTTTTATTAACTTCCTAAGAGAGAAAATCTATTCTTCAATTGATTTCGACGATTTTCATTGTATACAAACGCAGCCACAATCAACAAACCCGCTACACCTTCAAAAGCAACTACGGTCTGGGTACCAAAAAGATGCGCCAAATACCCCATCAACAAACTGCCGATTGGCAATACCCCCTGATAAGCCATAATATAGTAACTTAAAGTCCTTCCCCTCATTGCATCATCGGCATGAGTTTGCAAATAAGTATTGATGGATGAGGTTTGAGCCATCAAACCTAAAGCAGCTAAACCGGTACAGATTAAAGCCAGAACAAGGGATGGTGAT from Flavobacterium sp. W4I14 includes these protein-coding regions:
- a CDS encoding DNA-binding LacI/PurR family transcriptional regulator (product_source=COG1609; cath_funfam=1.10.260.40,3.40.50.2300; cog=COG1609; pfam=PF00356,PF00532; smart=SM00354; superfamily=47413,53822), which encodes MNNTPVTLKFLAEKLKMSVSTVSKALNNYPTINEYTKQRVQEMARDLHFTPNKSAINLKEKKSHIIGIILPNLLDHYFTRSIYGVEQFATQHGYNVIISQSHDDLKKEIQSANMLLRSRVDGLIVAISKHTQDFSHLDQFENMGTPVVYYARNPSFNLSCHKVLGNTFQGCYQATKFLIDRGHKKIAYLGGPKMINFTHDRFNGYINALNDNQVPFSSELVAYTDFDKENTISAIKNLFANPENMPTALVAFKEPIMFDAMKYLKSINHPDFDKIEYVGFGNTSFISYLDSPPIASIEENPESVGENAIKLLIQLINKEIDLHDYQKVMVDCKLILHG